In Prunus dulcis chromosome 1, ALMONDv2, whole genome shotgun sequence, the following are encoded in one genomic region:
- the LOC117638617 gene encoding putative mediator of RNA polymerase II transcription subunit 26 produces MTSHEVKNQVRDSFEQGFDSLHSVADVVTFPLAPLDGAIHGTSRGVLNWLTDTHPEDRSNSKQKGLPNGGGYGGGHGRGYGGGNGRNGGGYPLGINPNRKLVTVKGNQISDNNADAQAFNNFANKYNGGYNGHNYHDNGQGFNNSGNRNNGGYNGQNHDDDDNEDDAIFGFSDNKISGNKGKVKGFNDFGNQYF; encoded by the coding sequence ATGACGAGTCATGAAGTGAAAAATCAGGTGAGAGACAGTTTTGAGCAAGGCTTCGACAGCCTGCACAGTGTTGCTGATGTCGTGACTTTCCCTCTGGCCCCTCTGGACGGTGCCATCCATGGCACTTCCCGAGGGGTCCTCAACTGGCTCACAGATACCCATCCTGAAGATAGATCCAACTCCAAGCAAAAGGGTCTTCCCAACGGTGGCGGCTACGGCGGTGGACATGGCCGAGGTTACGGCGGCGGAAACGGCAGAAATGGGGGAGGATATCCTCTGGGTATTAATCCCAACCGCAAACTTGTCACTGTCAAAGGGAATCAAATTAGCGACAACAACGCTGACGCTCAGGCATTTAACAACTTCGCCAACAAGTATAACGGGGGCTACAACGGTCATAACTACCACGACAACGGGCAGGGATTTAACAACTCCGGCAACCGGAATAACGGGGGCTACAATGGTCAGAACCACGACGATGATGACAATGAAGACGACGCTATTTTCGGATTTTCGGATAATAAAATCAGTGGGAACAAGGGTAAGGTGAAAGGCTTTAACGACTTTGGTAACCAGTACTTCTGA